A window of the Thalassospira indica genome harbors these coding sequences:
- the cobD gene encoding threonine-phosphate decarboxylase CobD, producing the protein MTNSHITPKQQPPINHGGAVDRAASRYGIPTNDWLDLSTGINPIAYPVPDIENAYWQRLPLTSELDGLKAAATQYYHLPTTDHLVCAPGTQALIQMIPFWLKDRMADQATKNVHVMGPTYGEHERCWRRAGYHCQPHQTDPANRIAKATDILSTAETGTVIILVNPNNPDGAMFAPDDIFKLGKLANARNCWLVVDEAFMDCQPDQSVCSRIDQLQNTIVLRSFGKFFGLAGARLGCAVMDRNLATDLESRIGPWAIPGPTMVVGAQAFSDMHWQQQSRTRLTADAARLDDLITKNSRLALSGGTDLFRYYDGEDCVALADHLGHRGILVRLFDHDANKVRFGLPGTDADWKRLAEAMADWHSPNR; encoded by the coding sequence ATGACAAACAGCCATATCACGCCCAAACAACAACCGCCGATCAATCACGGTGGCGCAGTTGATCGGGCGGCAAGCAGATATGGCATTCCAACAAACGACTGGTTGGATTTATCGACCGGTATCAACCCGATAGCCTACCCGGTTCCCGATATTGAAAATGCCTACTGGCAACGCCTGCCACTCACCTCGGAGCTTGATGGCCTGAAAGCGGCAGCCACGCAGTATTACCACCTGCCGACGACAGATCATCTTGTTTGCGCCCCGGGCACACAGGCCCTGATCCAGATGATCCCGTTCTGGCTGAAAGACCGGATGGCAGATCAGGCGACTAAAAACGTCCATGTCATGGGCCCGACATACGGTGAACATGAACGGTGCTGGCGACGTGCCGGGTACCATTGCCAACCCCACCAAACCGATCCGGCTAACAGGATTGCCAAGGCCACGGATATTCTAAGCACTGCCGAAACGGGAACAGTCATCATCCTGGTCAATCCCAACAACCCGGACGGGGCCATGTTTGCCCCTGACGATATCTTCAAGCTGGGCAAACTTGCAAATGCACGCAATTGCTGGCTTGTGGTCGATGAGGCCTTTATGGATTGCCAACCGGACCAATCGGTTTGCTCGCGCATTGATCAATTGCAAAACACCATTGTGTTGCGTTCATTTGGCAAGTTTTTCGGCCTTGCCGGGGCGCGACTTGGCTGTGCCGTCATGGATCGCAACCTTGCAACTGATCTTGAAAGCCGCATTGGCCCATGGGCCATTCCCGGCCCGACCATGGTCGTGGGCGCACAAGCTTTTTCCGATATGCACTGGCAGCAGCAAAGCCGAACACGTCTGACGGCAGACGCAGCGCGGCTTGATGATCTCATCACCAAGAACAGCAGACTGGCTCTATCAGGCGGCACCGATCTTTTCCGCTACTACGACGGCGAGGATTGTGTTGCCTTGGCAGATCACCTCGGACACCGGGGCATTCTGGTCCGGCTATTTGATCATGATGCAAACAAGGTTCGGTTTGGCCTGCCCGGAACCGATGCAGACTGGAAACGCCTTGCAGAGGCGATGGCAGATTGGCACAGCCCAAACCGCTAA
- a CDS encoding Hpt domain-containing protein: MELIDNARFDELCQALGKDQVLLLVNLLPASYDEERARLIEAAATKDPDGIKRSGHAIKGMARNMAAPELAEAALAFERFEGDFDPALDDKIKELDGITQQTVGAMRALLATP, from the coding sequence ATGGAATTGATTGATAACGCCCGTTTTGACGAGTTGTGCCAGGCCCTTGGTAAGGATCAGGTATTGCTGTTGGTGAATTTGCTCCCGGCGTCCTACGACGAAGAGCGCGCCCGACTGATCGAAGCCGCAGCTACAAAGGACCCTGATGGTATTAAACGGTCTGGACACGCCATCAAGGGGATGGCCAGAAATATGGCGGCGCCCGAACTTGCAGAAGCTGCATTGGCGTTTGAACGTTTCGAGGGTGATTTCGATCCCGCGCTTGATGACAAGATCAAGGAACTCGACGGGATAACACAGCAGACGGTTGGCGCCATGCGCGCGCTCCTTGCCACGCCATAG
- a CDS encoding phytanoyl-CoA dioxygenase family protein, whose product MITAQNATNIQVWQKLNPQLSISNGVSPGTEVAEIGADKGGFDGGALSERFWDEGYFLIHDVLPAGELEKLRKGIEVLVASGLSPALIYLYDEAWDVFRRLRPLLTHFLGDRIALLPHFWAWHVDPDADGSGWPPHRDYQGESTIGDEMLISLSLWVPLSNATPENGCMHVLPRNFEKGYPAPVSEPGEVRLQDIRALPAKPGAVMGWRQDLYHWGGRASPYASEPRISLSVEFQNAAFDPLADQLLGLDHPPVFLERLALIAKQFEKYRHMQSMDTETLKWANDVVDACATINHMQ is encoded by the coding sequence ATGATCACAGCCCAAAATGCCACCAACATTCAGGTATGGCAGAAGCTTAACCCGCAACTGTCGATTTCCAACGGTGTAAGTCCAGGCACCGAAGTCGCGGAAATTGGAGCCGATAAAGGTGGTTTTGATGGGGGCGCGCTTTCTGAACGGTTTTGGGATGAGGGATATTTCCTGATCCACGATGTTTTGCCGGCGGGCGAGCTTGAAAAACTTCGTAAAGGGATTGAAGTGCTTGTTGCCAGTGGCCTGTCACCCGCGCTGATATATCTTTACGATGAAGCGTGGGATGTGTTTCGTCGTTTACGACCGCTTCTGACCCATTTTCTGGGCGATCGTATTGCGCTTTTGCCGCACTTCTGGGCGTGGCATGTCGATCCCGATGCTGATGGAAGTGGTTGGCCACCGCATCGCGATTATCAGGGTGAAAGTACGATTGGCGATGAGATGCTGATCAGCCTTTCTCTTTGGGTGCCGCTAAGCAATGCCACGCCTGAAAATGGCTGTATGCATGTCTTGCCCCGCAATTTCGAAAAAGGTTACCCGGCACCGGTTTCAGAGCCGGGTGAGGTCCGCCTTCAAGACATTCGCGCCCTTCCGGCCAAGCCTGGTGCGGTGATGGGCTGGCGACAGGATCTTTATCATTGGGGTGGAAGGGCAAGCCCGTATGCCAGCGAACCCAGAATCAGCCTGTCAGTTGAATTTCAGAATGCCGCCTTTGATCCGCTTGCCGATCAATTGTTGGGACTTGATCATCCGCCGGTGTTTTTGGAACGTCTGGCGTTGATTGCCAAGCAGTTTGAAAAATACCGTCATATGCAATCAATGGATACCGAAACCCTTAAATGGGCAAATGACGTTGTGGACGCCTGTGCTACGATTAACCATATGCAGTAA